A genomic segment from bacterium encodes:
- a CDS encoding deoxyguanosinetriphosphate triphosphohydrolase — MQKREEYEKLEERILAPYAMKSSQSRGRQYPESEHDLRTAFQRDRDRIIHSTAFRRLEYKTQVFVTHEGDHYRTRLTHTLEVAQIARTIARLLRVNEDLTEAIALAHDLGHTPFGHAGEEALHQLMLDHGGFEHNRHGLRVVDVLEEKYSAFPGLNLCYEVREAIIKHSTSYDTPLLDEGWDPQVMPTLEAQIVDVADEIAYNNHDLDDGLQEGLITESDLSQVALWRQVQELIRQYHPEEKPPRIRHKAIRKLINLQVTDAVLETERQIHARQIHSVDDIRKQPNKLAGFSAEMRDANQELKSFLFHNVYRHYRVMRAVDKSKRFIVALFNFYLEHPEVLPPKWQAKLENGIDSNYRIICDYIAGMTDRFAQQEYQKLFTPESDIT; from the coding sequence ATGCAAAAGCGAGAAGAATACGAAAAACTAGAGGAGCGAATTCTTGCACCGTATGCGATGAAAAGTAGTCAGTCGCGAGGACGGCAGTATCCGGAATCGGAACATGATTTGCGCACCGCATTTCAACGCGACCGCGATCGAATAATTCATAGCACTGCGTTTCGCCGGTTAGAATATAAAACGCAGGTTTTTGTTACCCATGAAGGTGACCATTATCGGACACGGTTAACCCATACGCTAGAAGTTGCGCAAATCGCACGAACAATAGCTCGGTTACTACGAGTGAATGAAGATTTAACGGAAGCGATTGCGCTAGCGCATGATTTAGGACATACTCCGTTTGGGCATGCAGGCGAAGAAGCATTACATCAGCTAATGCTAGACCATGGTGGATTTGAACATAATCGTCATGGATTAAGGGTTGTCGATGTGTTAGAAGAGAAGTATTCCGCATTTCCGGGATTAAATTTGTGTTATGAGGTTCGGGAAGCGATAATTAAACATTCAACCTCGTATGATACTCCGCTGCTCGATGAAGGGTGGGATCCGCAAGTTATGCCAACGCTCGAAGCGCAAATTGTTGATGTTGCGGATGAAATTGCATACAACAATCATGATTTAGATGACGGACTGCAGGAAGGATTAATTACCGAATCGGATTTATCGCAAGTGGCATTATGGCGGCAAGTGCAAGAGTTAATCCGCCAATATCATCCGGAAGAAAAACCGCCACGAATTCGACATAAAGCGATTCGGAAACTCATCAATTTGCAGGTAACCGATGCGGTATTAGAAACTGAACGACAAATTCACGCTCGCCAGATTCATTCAGTAGATGATATTCGGAAACAACCGAATAAACTTGCTGGATTTAGTGCAGAAATGCGAGACGCTAATCAGGAACTTAAATCGTTTTTGTTTCATAACGTCTATCGACATTATCGGGTAATGCGAGCTGTGGATAAATCGAAACGGTTTATCGTTGCATTGTTTAATTTCTATCTAGAGCATCCGGAAGTATTACCACCGAAATGGCAAGCAAAACTAGAAAATGGGATTGATTCAAACTATCGCATTATCTGCGATTATATCGCTGGAATGACCGACCGATTCGCACAACAGGAATACCAAAAATTATTCACCCCTGAAAGTGATATTACCTAA
- a CDS encoding DUF362 domain-containing protein, whose protein sequence is MSQNKITRRDFIRTTAAVTLSSAIMPPFLAEAFSKETVAAAKRVKVILIRDANAVDSQGNVNTEIIQQMLDTAVAALFDTKDVSNAWKSIIQPTDIVGIKSNVWKNIPTPKELEHAIYTRVKEIGVSGKNISIDDRGVLKNPIFQNSTALINVRPLRTHYWAGIGSCIKNYIMFTPTPWEYHTDACSDLAAIWQFPIVKGKTRLNILSALTPQFYGRGPHGFDKRYVWNYNGLLVSTDPVAVDTVGARILQLKRIAYFGEDKPMETTPKHIEVADKKYRLGISDLTQIELVKLGWKNDILI, encoded by the coding sequence ATGAGCCAAAACAAAATAACCCGCCGTGATTTTATTCGTACTACGGCAGCAGTAACGCTATCTAGTGCAATCATGCCGCCGTTTCTTGCAGAGGCTTTCAGCAAAGAAACGGTTGCAGCTGCCAAACGAGTCAAGGTCATTTTAATTCGGGATGCGAATGCAGTCGATTCGCAAGGGAATGTGAATACTGAAATAATTCAGCAGATGCTAGATACCGCAGTTGCCGCTTTGTTTGATACAAAAGACGTGAGTAATGCTTGGAAATCGATTATCCAGCCAACAGATATTGTCGGGATAAAAAGCAACGTTTGGAAAAACATCCCTACCCCAAAAGAACTCGAACATGCGATATATACCCGAGTTAAAGAAATTGGGGTTTCCGGAAAGAATATCTCTATTGATGATCGCGGGGTTCTAAAAAATCCAATTTTTCAGAATAGTACCGCGTTAATTAATGTTCGCCCTCTGCGCACGCATTATTGGGCAGGAATCGGCAGTTGCATTAAGAACTATATTATGTTTACTCCAACTCCATGGGAATATCATACCGATGCGTGTTCTGATTTAGCGGCGATCTGGCAGTTCCCTATTGTTAAAGGGAAAACGCGGTTGAACATTTTAAGTGCGCTTACTCCGCAATTTTATGGTCGCGGACCGCACGGGTTCGACAAACGGTATGTTTGGAATTATAACGGTCTGCTGGTGAGTACAGACCCGGTCGCGGTGGATACGGTCGGAGCACGAATTCTTCAGTTGAAACGTATCGCTTATTTTGGAGAAGACAAACCGATGGAAACAACACCGAAACATATTGAAGTCGCAGACAAGAAATATCGGCTAGGAATAAGCGATTTAACCCAAATCGAATTAGTTAAATTAGGGTGGAAAAACGATATTCTAATTTGA